A window of the Polaribacter sp. HaHaR_3_91 genome harbors these coding sequences:
- a CDS encoding VOC family protein: MTENKNYPKSFSHIGLTVPNIKEAVKFYSEVMGWYIIMEPSTVKKETETAIGKMCIDVFGEDWTEFEIAHLSTSDGIGVELFCFPNGIKEAPEFSPFNTGLFHFCIQDPNIEELIEKIVAYGGKQRMPIREYYPKDKPFKMCYVEDPFGIVFEVYTHSYELTYSSGAYAK; this comes from the coding sequence ATGACTGAAAATAAAAATTACCCAAAATCATTCTCACATATTGGTCTTACCGTTCCTAACATTAAAGAAGCTGTAAAATTTTATTCAGAAGTAATGGGTTGGTATATTATTATGGAACCTTCTACAGTTAAAAAAGAAACAGAAACTGCCATTGGTAAAATGTGTATTGATGTTTTTGGTGAAGATTGGACCGAATTTGAAATTGCACATTTATCTACTTCAGATGGTATTGGTGTTGAGTTGTTTTGTTTTCCGAACGGAATTAAAGAAGCACCAGAATTTAGTCCTTTTAATACAGGTCTTTTTCATTTTTGCATTCAAGATCCTAATATAGAAGAATTGATTGAAAAAATTGTTGCTTACGGAGGAAAACAAAGAATGCCAATTAGAGAGTATTATCCAAAAGACAAGCCATTTAAAATGTGTTATGTAGAAGATCCTTTCGGGATTGTTTTTGAAGTGTACACACATAGTTACGAGTTAACCTATTCTTCTGGAGCGTATGCAAAGTAA
- a CDS encoding peroxiredoxin-like family protein, whose translation MKTLREQTDAKIAAGRNAKPDFMKGVDDVIEKAKAFEEGKNALKIGEKAPNFELPNAEGKMISLDIILKNGPVVITFYRGDWCPYCNLQLRALQARLPEIHKLGASLVAISPQVPDGSLTKSEISEMDFTVLSDQDAKVATTYGVAWKVPEFLAEHMRADRGLDLDKVNNGDGSILPIPATFILGKDGVVTWNYVNVDYRTRSEPEEIIEALKKLS comes from the coding sequence ATGAAAACTTTAAGAGAACAAACAGATGCTAAAATAGCAGCAGGACGAAATGCAAAACCAGACTTTATGAAAGGTGTTGATGACGTTATTGAGAAAGCAAAAGCTTTTGAAGAAGGAAAAAATGCACTTAAAATCGGAGAAAAAGCACCCAATTTTGAGTTGCCAAACGCTGAAGGAAAAATGATATCCTTAGATATAATATTAAAAAATGGCCCCGTTGTAATTACATTTTATCGTGGAGATTGGTGTCCGTATTGCAACTTACAATTAAGAGCATTACAAGCTAGATTACCCGAAATTCATAAACTTGGCGCAAGCTTGGTTGCTATTAGTCCGCAAGTACCAGACGGTTCCTTAACCAAAAGTGAAATTAGCGAAATGGATTTTACGGTATTATCCGACCAAGATGCAAAAGTAGCTACAACATATGGTGTTGCTTGGAAAGTGCCAGAATTTTTAGCAGAACACATGCGTGCAGACCGAGGTTTAGATTTAGATAAAGTAAATAACGGAGATGGAAGTATATTGCCTATTCCTGCTACTTTTATTTTAGGAAAAGATGGCGTTGTTACTTGGAACTATGTAAATGTAGATTACAGAACACGTTCTGAACCAGAAGAAATTATTGAAGCTTTAAAAAAGCTGTCTTAA
- a CDS encoding ATP-binding protein, whose amino-acid sequence MILNILDNQKILKEKFDLILPDFTVLTGENGSGKTQLLESLRDQMFYQDRFYNIQNQNPEENIQMTFPITDNNGKEFNHIIYSSPGLMDNENAVSHQKPLIQQIREQWNVLMPIARSYSFIKDKEFENEQLELQALNNAIIQFVRNLTTDTKRFSTTNLKKANTQQLQQLKKISSKANKSIDELYYIDFLIFFNAPTHLFSSALDLLFHQFHLKQKYYQNLTNGVTPPWEVFNQILLKANFKYKAQYSPSNNEELPQPVKLIDNETGIDNATFRSLSSGEKTIMSLIFVLYHASSNGKFPEVILFDEPDSHLHPSLTQLFLSVIKKILVEEQNVKVILTTHSPSTIALSPEKAIYRMDRNLGYPVKEKRNIAVQTLSNGLASLTFEDGNFGISYNLKRTNKHILFTEGITDKIIIELAWKKLYPNEEIPFLIQDSFSASFLGSLFNQGDQKPDGLFIQFPEKKLIALFDFDSAGYSNWNRKKKFPILEENNPRKCLIRTNGANAFLILLPASEQEPIKDLVIKNKNETFEDKSNLTIESLFLNAPNFKETYFEKVSVIGGGSLFLFKKDKRKFALKLESLEPSYFIEFIPLFEQIKRIIKTT is encoded by the coding sequence ATGATTTTAAACATATTAGACAACCAAAAAATATTAAAAGAAAAATTTGATTTAATTCTTCCAGATTTTACAGTTTTAACTGGAGAAAATGGTTCAGGAAAAACACAACTTTTGGAAAGTCTAAGAGATCAAATGTTTTACCAAGATAGATTTTACAATATACAAAATCAAAACCCTGAAGAAAATATTCAAATGACTTTTCCAATTACTGATAATAATGGAAAAGAATTTAACCATATTATTTACTCTTCTCCTGGTTTAATGGATAATGAAAATGCTGTTTCACATCAAAAACCATTAATACAACAAATTCGTGAGCAATGGAACGTATTAATGCCGATAGCTAGGTCGTACAGTTTCATAAAAGACAAAGAATTTGAGAACGAACAATTAGAATTACAAGCATTAAATAATGCAATCATCCAATTTGTAAGAAACTTAACAACTGACACTAAAAGGTTTTCAACTACTAACTTAAAAAAAGCAAATACACAACAACTTCAACAATTAAAAAAAATTAGTTCTAAAGCAAACAAGTCAATAGATGAACTTTATTATATAGATTTTTTAATTTTTTTTAATGCTCCAACACATCTTTTTTCTTCAGCTTTAGATTTATTGTTTCATCAATTTCATTTAAAACAAAAATATTATCAAAACTTAACAAATGGTGTCACACCTCCTTGGGAAGTTTTTAATCAAATCTTACTAAAAGCAAATTTTAAATATAAAGCCCAATATAGTCCTTCAAATAATGAAGAATTACCACAGCCTGTAAAATTAATTGACAATGAAACAGGAATAGACAATGCAACTTTTCGTAGTTTATCTTCAGGAGAGAAAACAATAATGTCGTTAATTTTTGTTTTATATCACGCTTCAAGTAATGGTAAATTTCCTGAAGTTATTTTATTTGATGAACCTGATTCTCATTTACACCCTTCATTAACTCAACTATTCCTTTCAGTTATAAAGAAAATATTAGTAGAAGAACAAAATGTAAAAGTTATATTAACTACTCACTCACCTTCCACCATTGCTCTTTCCCCAGAAAAAGCAATTTACAGAATGGATAGAAACTTAGGGTATCCTGTAAAAGAAAAGAGAAATATAGCAGTTCAAACATTAAGTAATGGTTTAGCTTCTCTAACTTTTGAAGATGGAAATTTTGGAATTAGTTATAATTTGAAAAGAACTAATAAGCATATACTTTTCACTGAAGGAATAACTGATAAAATCATTATTGAACTTGCTTGGAAAAAACTTTATCCTAATGAAGAAATACCTTTTTTGATTCAAGACTCTTTTTCTGCAAGTTTTTTAGGATCCTTATTTAATCAAGGAGACCAAAAACCTGATGGATTATTTATACAGTTTCCTGAAAAAAAATTAATAGCACTATTTGATTTTGATTCTGCTGGATATAGTAATTGGAATAGAAAGAAAAAATTTCCAATATTAGAAGAAAACAATCCTAGAAAATGCTTAATTAGAACAAATGGAGCAAATGCTTTTTTAATATTACTACCTGCATCAGAACAAGAACCTATTAAAGATTTAGTAATCAAAAATAAGAATGAAACTTTTGAAGATAAATCAAATTTAACAATCGAATCTTTATTTTTAAATGCTCCTAATTTTAAGGAAACTTATTTTGAAAAAGTATCTGTAATTGGAGGTGGTAGTCTCTTTTTATTCAAAAAAGATAAAAGAAAATTTGCATTGAAACTTGAGTCATTAGAACCAAGTTATTTTATTGAATTCATTCCATTATTTGAACAAATAAAAAGAATAATAAAAACTACATAA
- a CDS encoding tRNA-uridine aminocarboxypropyltransferase, whose protein sequence is MQNKTRFIILMHPKEYKKEKKGTGFMTHLQLENSEIIVGVDFTNHKRINEILTEENSTSFLLYPGKDSFNLSTRKNTEIQTVIGNNANIFILDGTWPCARKMLKLSTNLQALKRVSFDNKIISKFIIKQQPDPLCLSTIESVYTVLNLLKKAELEKCDTKDFLIPFEKMIAYQLEYTLDPTHKNYCATENSTEISKNLYKKPTERRVIFE, encoded by the coding sequence TTGCAGAACAAGACGCGTTTTATTATTTTGATGCACCCAAAGGAGTACAAAAAAGAAAAAAAAGGAACGGGATTTATGACGCATCTTCAACTTGAAAATTCAGAAATCATCGTTGGTGTCGATTTTACGAATCATAAACGTATCAATGAGATACTTACAGAAGAAAATAGTACCTCATTTTTATTATATCCTGGCAAGGACAGTTTTAATTTATCGACAAGAAAAAATACAGAAATACAAACGGTTATAGGAAATAATGCAAACATTTTTATTCTAGATGGCACATGGCCTTGCGCCCGAAAAATGTTGAAACTGAGCACCAACTTGCAAGCCTTAAAAAGAGTAAGTTTTGACAACAAGATAATATCAAAATTTATTATAAAACAGCAGCCAGATCCTCTTTGTTTAAGTACTATTGAGTCGGTATATACGGTCTTAAATTTATTAAAGAAAGCCGAATTAGAAAAATGCGATACGAAAGACTTTTTAATTCCTTTTGAAAAAATGATAGCCTATCAACTAGAATATACGCTAGACCCAACTCATAAAAACTATTGCGCTACAGAAAACAGTACAGAAATTTCTAAGAATCTGTATAAAAAACCAACAGAAAGACGTGTTATTTTTGAATAG
- a CDS encoding radical SAM protein, with product MSVNTLLVTPPFTQLNTAYPATAYIKGFLDSKEVPTTQIDLSIELFTAVFTKEFIDAIFKQAEMLGGKELPLVWQQKEEYINKVDSVMNYLRVQEVTAAYQIVHKDYLPHGHRRIKLDKDLSTEFGKLGILDKAKHIATLFVEELGDFINANVDEFFSFTRYAEQIGRAASSFDELDDCLQFETTLIEDEMLYLLDQELQENKYDLICFTVPFPGNLFSTLRCGQFIKQNYPNIKIGMGGGYCNTELRRLSDPRIFDFVDFITLDDGEGPLLRITEFLDGKIGEEQLERTYICRNNEVVYANKLPNTIFHHKNLPAPSYIGLPTEKYLSFLDVMNPMHRMWSDGKWNKLTISHGCYWKKCSFCDVNLDYISNYQNTTADDLVDKIEQIISETGITGFHFVDEAAPPKMLRALANKLLERKVYITWWTNIRFEKTFNAELCALLSKSGCIAVTGGLEVASDRLLEKMKKGVDIGQVARVTKAFSDENIMVHAYLMFGFPTETAQETIDSLEVVRQLFYNNCIQSAFWHQFACTSHSPVGKKPDEFEINIIGPEFKGFAENDLYHEDPTGAEHHLYSEGLNSALNNYLNHKGFEIPLHKYFDFKVPRITLESNLIEKCLKE from the coding sequence ATGTCTGTAAACACACTTCTAGTAACTCCACCATTTACACAGTTAAATACTGCGTATCCTGCAACCGCCTACATTAAAGGATTTTTAGATTCTAAAGAGGTGCCAACAACGCAAATAGATTTAAGTATCGAGTTGTTTACGGCAGTGTTTACCAAAGAATTTATAGATGCTATTTTTAAACAAGCAGAAATGCTAGGTGGTAAAGAATTGCCTTTGGTTTGGCAACAAAAGGAAGAATACATTAATAAAGTAGATTCTGTAATGAACTATTTGCGTGTGCAAGAAGTTACGGCAGCGTATCAAATTGTGCATAAAGATTATTTGCCACACGGACACCGACGCATAAAATTAGACAAAGATTTAAGTACCGAATTCGGAAAATTAGGAATCTTAGATAAAGCCAAACACATTGCCACGTTGTTTGTAGAAGAATTAGGCGATTTTATCAACGCCAATGTAGATGAGTTTTTCTCGTTTACCCGTTATGCCGAACAAATTGGTAGAGCAGCTTCTAGTTTCGATGAGTTAGACGACTGTTTACAGTTTGAAACGACGCTGATAGAAGACGAAATGTTGTATTTGTTAGACCAAGAATTACAAGAAAACAAGTACGATTTAATCTGTTTTACAGTTCCTTTTCCTGGTAATTTGTTTTCTACGTTGCGATGCGGGCAGTTTATCAAACAGAATTATCCGAACATTAAAATAGGAATGGGTGGCGGTTATTGCAACACCGAATTAAGACGTTTGTCGGATCCTAGAATTTTCGATTTTGTAGATTTTATCACTTTAGATGATGGCGAAGGTCCGTTGTTAAGAATCACAGAATTTTTAGACGGAAAAATAGGCGAGGAGCAGCTAGAAAGAACCTATATCTGTAGAAATAACGAAGTTGTGTATGCAAATAAATTGCCCAACACGATATTTCATCATAAGAATTTACCAGCGCCAAGTTATATTGGTTTGCCAACGGAAAAATATTTGTCTTTTTTAGATGTAATGAATCCGATGCACAGAATGTGGTCTGACGGAAAGTGGAATAAACTTACCATTTCTCACGGTTGTTACTGGAAAAAATGTTCTTTTTGTGATGTAAATCTAGATTATATAAGCAATTACCAAAACACCACAGCCGATGATTTGGTGGATAAAATTGAACAAATAATATCAGAAACCGGAATTACAGGTTTCCATTTTGTAGACGAAGCTGCACCACCAAAAATGTTAAGAGCCTTGGCAAACAAGTTGCTAGAACGCAAAGTGTACATTACTTGGTGGACCAATATCCGTTTCGAGAAAACGTTTAATGCAGAATTGTGCGCATTATTATCTAAATCTGGTTGTATTGCGGTTACTGGCGGATTAGAAGTTGCCTCTGATAGATTGTTAGAGAAAATGAAAAAAGGAGTTGACATCGGACAAGTTGCAAGGGTAACCAAAGCCTTTTCTGATGAAAACATTATGGTACATGCCTATTTAATGTTTGGTTTTCCTACAGAAACAGCGCAAGAAACCATCGATTCTTTAGAAGTGGTACGTCAGTTATTTTACAACAATTGCATTCAGTCTGCTTTTTGGCATCAATTTGCGTGTACAAGCCACAGTCCGGTTGGTAAAAAACCAGACGAATTTGAGATTAATATTATTGGTCCAGAATTTAAAGGATTTGCAGAAAACGATTTATATCACGAAGATCCAACAGGAGCAGAGCATCATTTATATAGCGAGGGTTTAAATTCAGCTTTAAACAACTACTTAAATCACAAAGGATTTGAAATTCCGCTGCACAAATATTTCGATTTTAAGGTTCCTAGAATAACTCTAGAAAGTAATTTGATTGAAAAATGCTTGAAAGAGTAG
- a CDS encoding YbhB/YbcL family Raf kinase inhibitor-like protein — MASKKSILFIMAIAIISLQSCQKQTSTFKNYDDFKTINADFIVNSKAVVNGELLAAYKCEEKVKDVENSIPLSWTNVPEGTKSLAVVMYHYPKKNNIDEVNSYLLLWNIDPSVTSIPYKMANNPNWAMGANKDGTAISYTSPCSRGPGKHTYNIALFALKEPLKSLPKKSSVLVNYTTFMEAISKVEVLDRTSLTFTDLNE, encoded by the coding sequence ATGGCATCAAAAAAAAGTATCCTATTCATCATGGCAATAGCCATTATTTCGTTGCAATCTTGTCAAAAACAGACTTCCACTTTTAAAAACTACGACGATTTTAAAACCATTAACGCAGACTTTATAGTAAACAGTAAAGCTGTTGTAAATGGCGAGTTGTTAGCCGCTTACAAATGCGAAGAAAAAGTAAAAGATGTAGAAAATTCCATCCCTTTATCTTGGACTAATGTACCAGAAGGCACAAAATCATTAGCGGTTGTAATGTATCATTATCCTAAAAAAAATAATATTGATGAAGTAAACTCGTACTTACTTTTATGGAACATTGATCCATCGGTAACTTCTATTCCTTACAAAATGGCCAACAACCCCAATTGGGCAATGGGAGCAAATAAAGACGGAACCGCAATTTCTTACACTTCGCCTTGTTCTCGAGGCCCAGGAAAACACACCTATAACATTGCGTTATTTGCGTTAAAAGAACCTTTAAAATCGCTTCCTAAAAAGAGTTCTGTACTTGTAAATTACACTACATTTATGGAAGCCATTTCTAAAGTTGAAGTGCTAGACAGAACAAGCTTAACATTTACAGATTTAAACGAATAA
- a CDS encoding GIY-YIG nuclease family protein yields the protein MTKLFILEGKSMKKYHIYFLTNKNNTVLYIGVTSNLLKRIYQHKTKEYKGFTAKYNCDKLVYFEEYDDINSAIAREKQLKAGNRKRKNDMVNLENPNWNDLSDGWLFQF from the coding sequence ATGACAAAATTATTTATTTTAGAGGGAAAAAGCATGAAAAAATACCATATTTACTTTTTAACCAATAAAAATAATACTGTTCTATATATTGGAGTCACTAGTAATTTATTAAAAAGAATTTATCAGCATAAAACGAAAGAGTACAAAGGTTTTACAGCAAAATACAATTGTGATAAATTAGTGTATTTTGAAGAATATGATGATATAAATTCTGCTATAGCAAGAGAGAAACAATTAAAAGCTGGAAATAGAAAACGTAAAAATGATATGGTAAATTTAGAAAATCCTAATTGGAATGATTTGTCTGATGGTTGGTTATTTCAGTTTTAA